Proteins from a genomic interval of Nitrospina gracilis Nb-211:
- a CDS encoding peptidylprolyl isomerase — MSAKEKKVKKVQARHILVATKEEAEDLKKRIDEGEEFVKLAEQYSQCPSKKRGGDLGWFGKGAMVRPFEVAAFSAEEGDIVGPVKTEFGWHLIYVYEIKDDVNPDDGPPTGDEDADDKTLRLVAENYAHEFMMLGYSSKKVFSLFTSPHFKSANAVYNILGDEEILKVIANVYGQKYEPPTKKEAASSGEGDGAGEAKE, encoded by the coding sequence ATGAGTGCCAAGGAAAAGAAGGTCAAAAAAGTTCAGGCGCGGCACATCCTGGTGGCCACAAAGGAAGAGGCCGAGGATCTGAAAAAGCGAATCGACGAGGGTGAAGAGTTTGTCAAACTGGCGGAACAGTACAGCCAGTGCCCGTCCAAAAAACGCGGCGGCGACCTGGGCTGGTTCGGCAAGGGCGCCATGGTCCGCCCCTTCGAGGTGGCCGCGTTCAGCGCGGAGGAAGGCGACATCGTCGGTCCGGTGAAAACCGAGTTCGGCTGGCACCTGATTTATGTGTACGAGATCAAGGACGACGTCAACCCGGATGACGGTCCCCCCACCGGCGACGAAGACGCCGACGACAAGACCCTGCGCCTGGTTGCGGAAAACTACGCGCATGAGTTCATGATGCTAGGCTATTCCAGCAAGAAAGTGTTCAGCCTGTTCACCAGCCCGCATTTCAAATCCGCCAACGCGGTGTACAACATCCTGGGCGACGAGGAAATCTTGAAAGTGATCGCCAACGTGTACGGGCAGAAATACGAACCGCCGACGAAGAAGGAGGCGGCGTCTTCCGGCGAGGGCGACGGAGCTGGAGAAGCAAAGGAATAA
- a CDS encoding YecA family protein codes for MGLNDKENDANRFSFIVHFNKTTALLPNHPSLTEKQKKILEEFKGELTDEMILHFKQRYMEAKAYGEKNPMSYLVFEPGQYVNYMELFPRSSKLLDFSYKDQKHFAEDSYELDPRNDNKSVRMTFFKFEEGQQDKVPPLFTYTYYFNETLREEEDAKLEPKNAALLLGFHQFIPNLHEILKDRYKEAKKIGEELMKTTPDIKFQSHKPQRNDLCPCGSGKKFKKCCALKVN; via the coding sequence GTGGGCCTGAACGACAAGGAAAACGACGCCAACCGGTTTTCCTTCATCGTGCATTTCAACAAAACCACGGCGCTGTTGCCGAATCACCCGTCTCTTACCGAGAAACAGAAAAAAATTCTGGAAGAGTTCAAGGGAGAGCTGACGGATGAGATGATTCTTCATTTCAAACAGCGCTACATGGAAGCCAAGGCCTACGGGGAGAAGAACCCCATGTCGTACCTGGTGTTCGAGCCGGGGCAGTACGTCAATTACATGGAACTGTTTCCGCGTTCCAGCAAACTTCTGGATTTTTCGTACAAGGACCAGAAGCATTTTGCCGAAGATTCTTACGAGCTGGATCCAAGGAACGACAACAAAAGCGTCCGCATGACGTTTTTCAAATTCGAGGAAGGCCAGCAGGACAAAGTGCCGCCGCTCTTCACCTACACGTATTATTTCAACGAAACCCTGCGTGAGGAGGAAGACGCGAAGCTGGAACCAAAGAATGCGGCCTTGCTGTTGGGTTTTCATCAATTCATTCCCAATCTCCACGAAATTCTGAAGGACCGCTACAAGGAAGCGAAGAAGATCGGCGAGGAGTTGATGAAAACGACGCCGGACATCAAGTTTCAGAGTCACAAACCTCAGCGGAACGATTTGTGCCCGTGCGGGTCCGGCAAAAAGTTCAAGAAATGTTGTGCTCTCAAGGTGAATTGA
- a CDS encoding Lcl C-terminal domain-containing protein, translating to MGKRFKDNGDGTVTDTDTNLMWKQTDAFQDESQFHDWFQAETYIRKLNDAKFAGYRDWRMPTYQEAESIFTEDTSIRDRDRFELFIDPAFSPGGGYSTWTSTLKPHNGAVIFYYRYGHANVNNRDDPCKDSIRAVRTITDNDKK from the coding sequence ATGGGCAAGCGTTTTAAGGATAACGGAGACGGCACCGTCACCGACACCGACACCAATCTGATGTGGAAACAAACCGACGCCTTTCAGGATGAAAGCCAGTTTCACGACTGGTTCCAGGCGGAAACGTATATCCGGAAACTCAACGACGCCAAATTCGCGGGCTATCGCGACTGGCGCATGCCGACCTATCAGGAGGCGGAAAGCATTTTCACCGAGGACACCTCCATCCGCGACCGGGATCGGTTCGAACTGTTCATCGACCCCGCATTCTCGCCGGGTGGCGGGTATTCCACGTGGACTTCTACGCTCAAACCGCACAACGGTGCGGTGATTTTCTATTACCGGTACGGCCATGCAAACGTGAATAACCGGGACGATCCCTGCAAGGACTCCATTCGGGCCGTACGGACCATTACCGATAACGATAAGAAGTGA
- a CDS encoding Lcl C-terminal domain-containing protein: MNEASAASQNTPGNARFIENDKDTIIDMKRRLIWCRQDSWQLTDKWLSWVQARDYAQELNKQAHGGYRDWRMPTTDEVRSLFDKSQENTDHMGQKAFLTSLFPSGFGFLCWTKETRTKTQAVRFNFRKGGITFDDVYRTSRGATRYCRDIPKSEL; the protein is encoded by the coding sequence ATGAACGAAGCCTCCGCCGCATCTCAGAACACGCCGGGCAATGCGCGTTTCATCGAAAACGACAAGGACACCATCATCGATATGAAACGCAGGTTGATCTGGTGCCGGCAGGACAGTTGGCAGTTGACGGACAAGTGGCTGAGCTGGGTGCAGGCAAGGGATTACGCGCAGGAGTTGAATAAGCAAGCGCACGGCGGGTACAGGGACTGGCGCATGCCGACCACGGACGAGGTGCGAAGCCTGTTCGACAAGTCGCAGGAAAACACGGATCACATGGGACAAAAGGCGTTTCTGACGAGCCTGTTTCCTTCCGGCTTCGGGTTTCTGTGCTGGACCAAGGAGACGCGGACCAAAACCCAAGCCGTGCGTTTCAATTTCCGCAAGGGTGGCATCACGTTCGACGACGTGTACCGCACGTCCCGCGGCGCCACGCGCTATTGCCGGGACATCCCGAAATCCGAGTTGTGA
- a CDS encoding Lcl C-terminal domain-containing protein yields the protein MAETKTKVRFVDNGDGTVTDTRKNRMWLKDDSWVEKGHLISWWQSQEFLQEKNEQKFAGYQDWRIPNAHEAKELYDPELSNTDMEGCEVHIDPVFTSGCGYTTWTTETRGAKAAMGYDFRADYEYWLAKENIGFPSAVRLVRIVGDENKMPDEERYADNGNGTITDQEMKLMWKKDDSYLDLDKWVSWDEAKTFVLELNKEEFAGHTDWRMPTRKEAQSIHRPGNPVTDTYGDTLYIPSIFSPGAGQTSWTKTLHKTDPTVAIRFNYFSGDYKFHKKGLRSHGVRPVRDLKEEDQ from the coding sequence ATGGCCGAAACCAAAACCAAAGTGAGGTTCGTGGACAACGGAGACGGCACCGTCACCGACACGCGCAAAAACCGCATGTGGCTCAAGGACGACTCCTGGGTGGAAAAAGGCCATCTCATTTCCTGGTGGCAGAGCCAGGAATTCCTGCAGGAAAAAAACGAACAGAAATTCGCCGGGTATCAGGACTGGCGCATTCCCAACGCTCACGAGGCGAAGGAACTGTACGACCCGGAGCTCAGCAACACGGACATGGAAGGGTGCGAGGTGCACATCGACCCGGTATTCACCTCCGGGTGCGGTTACACCACGTGGACCACGGAGACGCGTGGCGCCAAGGCGGCGATGGGTTACGACTTCCGCGCCGATTACGAATACTGGCTGGCGAAGGAAAACATCGGCTTCCCCAGTGCGGTCCGGCTCGTGCGCATCGTCGGTGATGAAAACAAAATGCCGGACGAAGAGCGCTATGCGGACAACGGCAACGGCACCATCACCGATCAGGAAATGAAGCTGATGTGGAAGAAGGATGACTCGTACCTGGACCTGGACAAGTGGGTCAGTTGGGATGAAGCCAAGACCTTCGTTCTGGAACTCAATAAGGAAGAGTTTGCCGGTCATACCGACTGGCGCATGCCCACGCGCAAGGAAGCGCAGAGCATCCACCGGCCAGGCAACCCGGTTACGGATACGTATGGCGACACCCTCTACATCCCGTCCATTTTTTCACCGGGGGCGGGACAGACCAGTTGGACCAAGACCCTGCACAAAACGGACCCGACGGTGGCCATCCGCTTCAATTATTTCAGCGGAGACTACAAGTTCCATAAAAAAGGTTTGCGCAGTCACGGCGTCCGCCCGGTCCGCGATCTGAAAGAGGAAGATCAATAA
- a CDS encoding Lcl C-terminal domain-containing protein, translating to MADEEANKKAEPEEELKPALREDGKEQLEVAEEEGPKRFVEMGPHVVQDTVTGLFWMKKDSWQDRGKYYNWHESREYADLKNIRKIGGFTDWRLPTMDEVATLYDPNLSNTAKGGTTIHIDPVFPEGSFKLHWTTSDTSTRRPRFDYAEGKIVHVDEYVFGAVRLVRKEPVNRGDSRKARPSNPRR from the coding sequence ATGGCGGACGAGGAAGCGAACAAGAAAGCGGAACCGGAAGAGGAGTTGAAACCCGCTCTTCGTGAAGACGGCAAGGAGCAGCTCGAAGTCGCCGAGGAAGAAGGCCCAAAACGGTTTGTGGAAATGGGGCCTCACGTTGTGCAGGATACGGTGACGGGTCTGTTCTGGATGAAGAAGGACTCCTGGCAGGACCGGGGCAAGTACTATAACTGGCACGAAAGCCGGGAGTACGCGGATCTCAAGAACATCCGCAAAATCGGCGGCTTCACCGACTGGCGTCTTCCCACCATGGACGAAGTGGCCACCCTGTACGATCCCAACCTGTCCAATACCGCCAAGGGCGGAACCACCATCCATATCGACCCGGTATTTCCGGAAGGTTCCTTCAAGCTTCACTGGACGACGTCGGACACCTCCACGCGCCGCCCGCGGTTCGATTACGCGGAGGGCAAGATCGTGCATGTGGATGAGTATGTGTTCGGGGCGGTACGGCTGGTGCGCAAGGAACCGGTCAACAGGGGCGACAGCCGCAAAGCCCGTCCCAGCAATCCGAGGCGTTAA
- the uxx1 gene encoding UXX-star selenoprotein family 1, which produces MSSHYMIFGKDDCPYTQKARADFKKQCKPFIYVNVDNNPHGLEKMLEYSEGQYIVPVIVDVDKGDVVIGYTD; this is translated from the coding sequence ATGAGCAGTCATTACATGATTTTCGGTAAGGACGACTGTCCTTATACCCAGAAGGCCCGCGCGGATTTCAAGAAACAGTGCAAGCCGTTCATTTATGTCAACGTGGACAACAATCCGCACGGCCTGGAAAAAATGCTGGAGTATTCGGAGGGTCAGTATATCGTCCCGGTGATCGTGGACGTGGATAAAGGCGACGTGGTGATCGGGTACACCGATTGA
- a CDS encoding Lcl C-terminal domain-containing protein, translating into MSDEDIKKEVEEDEGAQPLSDDFLEDFEDEDFDVDWIGEEDWDEIESEEEDEEIPLGPQFVDNGDETVSDAHNNLMWKKSDSFAEYGYGINWFEANDYIEELNEKKFAGFDDWRLCSFEEAKRMFAFTVSNKDKDGAEIHIDPLFADGGGHNTWTYEEKPDYQQYAMIFSYVTGNEKWERKDNEYCHVRAVRDEVKEEWEPTWRKDTKKFDG; encoded by the coding sequence GTGTCGGACGAAGATATCAAAAAAGAAGTCGAGGAAGACGAGGGCGCCCAACCCCTTTCCGATGATTTTCTCGAGGATTTCGAGGACGAAGACTTCGACGTCGACTGGATCGGCGAAGAAGACTGGGACGAGATCGAAAGCGAGGAAGAAGATGAGGAGATCCCTCTCGGCCCTCAGTTCGTGGACAACGGCGACGAAACCGTCAGCGATGCTCACAACAATCTCATGTGGAAGAAAAGCGACTCTTTCGCGGAATACGGATACGGCATCAACTGGTTCGAGGCCAACGACTACATCGAAGAGTTGAACGAGAAAAAGTTCGCCGGCTTCGACGACTGGCGTCTGTGCAGTTTCGAGGAAGCCAAGCGGATGTTCGCTTTCACCGTTTCCAATAAGGACAAGGACGGTGCGGAAATCCACATCGATCCGTTGTTTGCGGATGGGGGCGGACACAATACGTGGACCTACGAGGAAAAACCGGATTACCAGCAGTACGCCATGATCTTCAGCTACGTGACCGGCAACGAAAAATGGGAACGCAAGGACAACGAGTACTGTCATGTGCGTGCGGTCCGGGATGAAGTCAAAGAGGAGTGGGAACCCACTTGGCGTAAGGATACCAAGAAATTCGATGGTTGA
- a CDS encoding Lcl C-terminal domain-containing protein, with product MSDWKELFRENGDNTISQVDEDLVWAKKDSRQELGKWLNWDEAVAYRDACNEQNYLGHNDWRMPTKSELRNLLKHTDAYWELFMNLPSKKKRNVSNYQAGGEWSFWTADTRYDTYAWKCYFPSCKEVCVDQQVSTTGTSVRLVRDE from the coding sequence ATGTCAGATTGGAAGGAACTGTTTCGGGAAAACGGCGACAACACGATTTCTCAAGTGGATGAAGACCTGGTCTGGGCGAAAAAAGACTCTCGCCAGGAGTTGGGCAAGTGGCTCAACTGGGACGAAGCGGTGGCCTACCGGGATGCCTGCAACGAGCAGAACTACCTGGGCCACAACGATTGGCGCATGCCTACCAAAAGCGAACTGCGCAACCTTCTCAAGCACACGGACGCTTATTGGGAACTGTTCATGAATCTGCCATCCAAGAAAAAGCGGAACGTGTCGAATTACCAGGCCGGGGGTGAATGGAGCTTCTGGACCGCGGACACACGCTACGATACCTACGCATGGAAATGTTATTTCCCCTCCTGCAAGGAGGTGTGTGTGGACCAGCAGGTTTCCACAACGGGAACTTCCGTCCGCCTGGTGCGCGACGAATGA
- a CDS encoding Lcl C-terminal domain-containing protein: MAEGRFVDNGDGTVTDTHSKLMWMQKDSYLEIKDNITYARAKKYLKKKNEGAFAGHNDWRLPSKDEAHSLYLREKDASILDRYEMTIYIDPVFTEGCGFNTWTSNTMGSINAYVFSFASGTGGHTDVDDILHTSVRLVRGTMDPEFKKKLGKIPPRKGLYTSEQR, encoded by the coding sequence ATGGCTGAAGGACGTTTCGTGGACAATGGCGATGGCACCGTCACCGACACGCATTCCAAGTTGATGTGGATGCAAAAGGATTCCTACCTGGAAATCAAGGACAACATCACCTACGCCAGAGCCAAAAAATACCTCAAAAAGAAAAACGAAGGCGCGTTCGCCGGGCACAATGACTGGCGTTTGCCCAGCAAAGACGAGGCGCACAGCCTGTACCTGCGGGAAAAAGATGCATCCATTCTGGACCGGTACGAGATGACCATTTACATCGACCCCGTCTTTACGGAAGGGTGCGGCTTCAATACCTGGACCTCCAACACCATGGGAAGCATCAACGCCTATGTATTCTCTTTTGCCAGCGGTACCGGCGGACACACGGATGTGGACGATATCCTGCACACCAGCGTGCGCCTGGTGCGGGGCACCATGGACCCGGAGTTCAAAAAGAAACTGGGAAAAATCCCACCCCGAAAAGGGCTCTACACCTCCGAACAACGCTGA
- a CDS encoding tetratricopeptide repeat protein — protein MSSDQEKNPDELENEGMQEGDVQEGDEDLSSNFRVRDDDPLERAQKEGGEEAEFDLESQIEEFRAQIEEEPDNCIHHYNLAEALEETGDHREARAEYELALELDKERDFHAIIHFGLANMQFQMLLSGIQSVVVKSSIGLHSAHKPGDSITQVNDDDYREPIHNFEKAVEFLPQLKADEDLVDYISKEAPSQLANLYYKWASDLIDKSRQIDLYGEEIQDVEKALKLLKKSMDIDPNHAQARMMITYAKKMLAEGWKTYDEYGFEAKTIEGRG, from the coding sequence ATGAGTTCCGATCAAGAAAAGAATCCGGACGAGTTGGAAAACGAGGGAATGCAGGAAGGCGACGTGCAGGAAGGCGACGAGGACCTGAGCAGCAACTTCCGGGTGCGGGACGACGATCCCCTGGAACGCGCTCAGAAAGAAGGCGGCGAGGAGGCGGAGTTCGACCTGGAATCGCAGATCGAGGAGTTCCGCGCACAGATCGAAGAAGAGCCTGACAACTGCATCCACCACTACAACCTGGCCGAGGCTCTGGAGGAGACCGGTGATCACAGGGAAGCGCGCGCCGAGTACGAACTGGCGCTGGAGCTGGACAAGGAACGCGATTTTCACGCGATCATCCATTTCGGCCTTGCCAACATGCAGTTTCAGATGCTGTTGTCCGGCATCCAGTCGGTGGTGGTGAAAAGCTCCATCGGCCTGCACTCGGCACACAAGCCCGGCGACTCCATCACCCAGGTCAACGACGATGACTACAGGGAGCCGATCCACAATTTTGAAAAGGCGGTGGAGTTTTTGCCGCAGTTGAAGGCGGATGAAGACCTGGTGGATTACATCTCGAAGGAGGCGCCTTCCCAGCTGGCCAACCTGTATTACAAGTGGGCGTCCGACCTGATCGACAAGAGCCGGCAGATCGATCTGTACGGCGAGGAGATCCAGGACGTGGAGAAGGCGCTCAAGCTTCTCAAGAAGTCGATGGACATCGACCCCAATCATGCGCAGGCCAGGATGATGATCACCTACGCCAAGAAAATGCTGGCGGAAGGCTGGAAGACGTATGATGAGTATGGGTTCGAGGCCAAAACCATCGAAGGCCGGGGGTGA
- a CDS encoding Lcl C-terminal domain-containing protein gives MSDKRTLSVCRMAGWLAVTLFLILPVAVLAEEEKPSTSDHDFGGQILSLTEPPKAEFKTDDPRFRDNQNGTVTDLQEKLVWEQMDSYQSLKQWLNWNDAQNYIRKMNETEFGGAANWRLPTREELASLYDENKSVPWNYYWTKNEVHIDPIFGNSNCCYWSVEEVSEEMAWGFNFIRGKAYPSMKGGIQKSLTVIRAVRDLKENEKVSLK, from the coding sequence ATGAGTGATAAACGCACGCTGTCCGTTTGCAGGATGGCTGGGTGGCTGGCGGTAACCCTGTTTTTAATCCTTCCGGTTGCGGTTCTGGCGGAGGAGGAGAAACCTTCCACATCGGATCATGATTTCGGTGGTCAGATCCTCAGCCTCACCGAACCGCCCAAGGCCGAATTCAAAACCGACGACCCCCGGTTCCGTGACAATCAAAACGGCACCGTCACCGATCTGCAGGAAAAGCTCGTCTGGGAGCAAATGGACTCCTACCAGTCGCTCAAACAGTGGCTGAACTGGAACGACGCTCAAAACTACATCCGCAAGATGAATGAAACCGAATTCGGCGGTGCCGCCAACTGGCGCCTGCCCACGCGGGAGGAATTGGCGAGTCTGTACGACGAAAACAAGTCGGTGCCGTGGAATTATTACTGGACGAAAAACGAGGTGCACATCGACCCCATCTTCGGCAACAGCAATTGCTGTTACTGGTCGGTGGAGGAGGTGAGCGAGGAGATGGCGTGGGGATTCAATTTCATCCGCGGCAAAGCCTACCCCAGCATGAAGGGCGGCATCCAGAAATCGCTCACCGTCATCCGCGCCGTTCGCGACCTCAAGGAAAACGAAAAGGTGAGTTTGAAGTGA
- a CDS encoding NHL repeat-containing protein, with protein MAQDNEAVEEVETEEVVGESAAIEVREPETIPEEKPKWADVDHSKLYVWVADAGNDRIQKFDGNGRFLFEFGKPAGTRPPYRPGEFKGPFGVAVDKEGNIWVADTGCHRIQKFDPDGDFILEFGGEGYGQSKFYWPEAICVEPMGTVLVADTHNHCIKRYDEDGEFLLGFGFAGNFDGFMKFPTGLATDAEGNIYVADRDNQRVQIFNEEGQFLSKFGEYGFEEGRFNFPSDLTVRTDGTLLVAEKSQNRLQQFDRDGNFIASFCEYGKRDGQFNCPMAIAEDPYGFVFVVDTLNNRIQKFDPEVNFVSKWGTIGREEKQFQNPSGIWLSWEPDWEPKDE; from the coding sequence ATGGCACAAGATAATGAAGCGGTAGAAGAAGTCGAGACCGAGGAGGTCGTCGGCGAGTCGGCCGCGATTGAGGTCCGGGAACCGGAGACGATTCCGGAAGAGAAACCGAAGTGGGCGGACGTCGATCATTCCAAGCTGTACGTATGGGTGGCGGATGCGGGCAACGACCGCATTCAGAAATTCGATGGCAACGGCCGGTTCCTGTTCGAGTTCGGCAAGCCCGCGGGGACGCGTCCCCCGTACCGTCCGGGGGAGTTCAAGGGGCCGTTCGGCGTGGCGGTGGACAAGGAAGGCAACATCTGGGTGGCGGACACCGGGTGCCACCGCATTCAGAAATTCGACCCCGACGGCGACTTCATCCTGGAGTTCGGCGGCGAGGGGTACGGGCAAAGCAAGTTTTACTGGCCGGAGGCCATCTGCGTCGAGCCCATGGGTACCGTGCTGGTGGCGGACACCCACAACCACTGCATCAAACGTTACGATGAGGACGGCGAGTTCCTGCTTGGCTTCGGCTTCGCCGGCAACTTCGACGGATTCATGAAATTCCCCACCGGGCTCGCCACCGACGCCGAAGGCAACATTTACGTTGCGGACCGCGACAACCAGCGTGTCCAGATTTTCAACGAAGAAGGGCAGTTCCTTTCCAAGTTCGGCGAATACGGGTTCGAGGAAGGGCGGTTCAATTTCCCGTCGGATCTCACGGTACGCACCGACGGCACCCTGCTGGTCGCGGAAAAAAGCCAGAACCGCCTGCAACAGTTCGACCGCGACGGCAACTTCATCGCCTCTTTCTGTGAATACGGAAAACGCGATGGGCAGTTCAACTGTCCGATGGCCATCGCCGAGGACCCGTATGGATTCGTGTTCGTGGTGGACACGCTGAACAACCGCATTCAAAAATTCGACCCGGAAGTGAATTTCGTCAGCAAGTGGGGCACCATCGGCCGGGAGGAAAAACAGTTCCAGAACCCGAGCGGCATCTGGCTTTCCTGGGAGCCGGATTGGGAGCCGAAAGATGAGTGA
- a CDS encoding B12-binding domain-containing radical SAM protein: MKTALIFPPQWFPSQPYLALPTLAGYLKSHGHPVDQFDFNIEGYETFLSRPYLEECVGIIRERLSRPAYTPEENQVKNVYRDILSDPDYLESIYSGVEEAKEVLRTEELFFQFPVYKRAYTTLKIAMKLISFAHFPSQVDLESFFMQGNPEENLKGILSATADRVANPYLHLFEDHLLPRVNWNEYGVVGISIIHIGQVIAGLSLARLLRKQYPHLHVVIGGSVFTRHIDILDDKQILFEEFFHSLILFEGELPLRRLLEQLQSGGSLSEVPNLIHLQDGKVVHNPKAESLPYDQLARPDFDDMPLDKYLMPYPVLPYMASRGCYWGKCTFCTHSHIYDSYYRKENESRVAEDIDYLGKRHNTKYFTFSDEAISPNAFKRMAAAILKNNVDMRALGMLKFEADTVETEDLFRDICRAGFIMLFYGLESANDRVLSIIDKGCDQKTERRVLTNSARAGIWNHLYLFFGFPTEELEEAEETIRFTVDNSECGTGVVHSVGQSTFSLEKDSAIFHNPKKFAIDHIVQDPERDMAIVFDFEIKKGMTRDQVMDVYEHFDAVLDECFPSRKIWKYLSREHFLLYLDRFGREEILRMAQDETLTETVEA, from the coding sequence ATGAAGACGGCCCTCATATTTCCACCACAGTGGTTTCCGAGTCAGCCTTACCTGGCATTGCCCACGCTCGCCGGATACCTGAAGTCGCATGGCCACCCGGTGGATCAGTTCGATTTCAATATCGAAGGATACGAAACCTTCCTGTCCCGCCCGTACCTGGAAGAATGTGTCGGGATCATCCGCGAACGCCTGTCCCGCCCCGCCTACACGCCTGAAGAAAACCAGGTGAAAAACGTGTACCGCGACATCCTGTCCGACCCGGACTACCTGGAGTCGATTTACTCCGGCGTGGAAGAGGCGAAGGAGGTCCTGCGCACGGAGGAACTGTTTTTCCAGTTCCCGGTGTACAAGCGCGCCTACACCACGCTCAAGATTGCGATGAAGCTGATCTCGTTCGCACACTTTCCGAGCCAGGTGGACCTGGAATCGTTCTTCATGCAGGGCAACCCGGAAGAAAATTTAAAAGGCATCCTGAGCGCCACCGCCGATCGTGTGGCCAACCCGTACCTGCACCTGTTTGAAGACCACCTTCTGCCGCGGGTGAACTGGAACGAGTACGGTGTGGTGGGCATTTCCATCATCCACATCGGGCAGGTGATTGCCGGGCTCAGCCTCGCCCGCCTTCTGCGAAAACAATACCCGCACCTGCACGTCGTCATCGGCGGAAGCGTGTTCACCCGGCACATCGACATCCTCGACGACAAGCAGATCCTGTTCGAGGAGTTTTTTCACAGCCTGATTCTGTTCGAAGGCGAACTGCCGCTCCGCCGTCTGCTGGAGCAATTGCAGTCCGGCGGCTCGCTCAGTGAGGTGCCGAACCTGATCCACCTGCAGGACGGCAAGGTGGTCCACAATCCCAAAGCCGAGTCCCTGCCGTACGACCAACTGGCGCGTCCGGATTTTGACGACATGCCGCTGGACAAATACCTGATGCCGTATCCCGTCCTGCCGTACATGGCAAGCCGCGGTTGCTACTGGGGCAAGTGCACGTTCTGCACGCACAGCCACATCTATGATTCTTACTACCGCAAGGAAAACGAATCACGCGTGGCGGAGGACATCGACTACCTCGGCAAACGGCACAACACGAAATACTTCACGTTCTCCGATGAAGCGATCTCACCCAACGCTTTCAAGCGCATGGCCGCGGCCATCCTCAAAAACAATGTGGACATGCGCGCGCTGGGCATGCTCAAGTTCGAGGCGGACACGGTGGAAACCGAAGACCTGTTCCGCGATATCTGCCGGGCGGGATTCATCATGTTGTTCTACGGGCTGGAGAGCGCCAACGACCGGGTGCTGTCGATCATCGACAAGGGGTGCGACCAGAAAACCGAGCGCCGCGTGTTGACCAACAGCGCCCGCGCCGGAATCTGGAACCATCTTTATCTCTTCTTCGGCTTCCCCACCGAGGAACTGGAAGAAGCAGAGGAGACCATCCGGTTCACCGTGGACAACAGCGAATGCGGCACCGGTGTCGTGCATTCCGTCGGCCAGTCCACCTTCTCGCTGGAAAAGGACTCCGCCATCTTCCACAACCCGAAAAAATTCGCTATCGACCACATCGTGCAGGACCCGGAACGCGACATGGCCATCGTCTTCGACTTCGAAATCAAAAAAGGCATGACCCGCGACCAGGTCATGGACGTGTACGAACATTTCGACGCCGTCCTCGATGAATGCTTTCCATCGCGCAAAATCTGGAAATACCTGTCGCGCGAACACTTCCTGCTGTACCTCGACCGCTTCGGCCGCGAGGAAATCCTGAGAATGGCGCAGGACGAAACCTTGACGGAAACCGTGGAGGCCTGA